The following nucleotide sequence is from Aedes aegypti strain LVP_AGWG chromosome 3, AaegL5.0 Primary Assembly, whole genome shotgun sequence.
aagaagctgttattccacttgaAGTTTGTGTTTTGAGTAAGAGCggaataaacctccgaaaatgcttttaaagtagcttttgttctacaacacataagaagtttaacaattgactgattaaaagcttctataggttgtagccataattttagtagaatattgaacatttgattaacaataaattgtacaaaattttcAGTGTCTCATACTTAAAATattgaccagcatgattagtaaaacttaaaaaaacaatGCGAACAACAGTATTTGAGTATGcttttattcaagcaaaacatattatgtcttttttatgttattttcaaatgtttcaaatgtttttcaaatcaagtCTAAGACATGTAGGTGACtatggatcaacgagggtaaagttcgaatcacattggattaaaaTGATCAtaagtaggggaaaagcaccaattttcgacccagcactaattttcgacccattcatacgtttttggcctactttgtacgaaaatcagaaaattggcacagatttttttagtttttcaattagtgcttttcccctaatttaaattttccaaatgtagtgattatcatctgcgacgttattgatatcggaaaaaaataattcccattaattttgatgataattgatTTTGATGGAATACCATATATGATATtcgaagtataaataataatttaacaataattacatgaaagtggttacccaacttACAGTCCAGAGTCACgaataaacatacatatttaattattgttgaataacggtgacagttgaaaaaaatgcaCTACAAAGAGCTGAAAAGATGCTATTAagatccaaatttaagtcaatgttcaacatttttcattggaatgaataatagtagaatcaacacttattaaacttttccaaacaatctctgtcgacttgtcaagattgttttactaatgagttgaacaagttatttttccttctattaaaaagccaatattccaccaatATAATTGAGTAaacagatgtacaggagacgaactaacgttttggttgcttcgcacttcagtTGTTTCCATgcttaacatgaacatgattaaaagctgcccagtgaaccacgtatcgtataagaatgtgcatccaaaatcacatattcgtacgccaagaatcagaatcgcacaagatgccaaATTAAGCATTATCATtgtcaacacaagttgtatTTAAATCCTCAATACGATTCAttaacgacaatctgtgttgacagcaaaacatgtcgtaagtagtgcaacatagaatcacgttaagttgtataaactgacagatcatatatcaatccagaaagcatcacatgaaatcgcaataaattatcaaaaattgtcACTCAAACTTGGTAGGGAGCCGAATCCTatttttggcacttttgattcacttcggcagtggttttttttttaagatacgtagctcatatttggtcacaatatgcGATGTACTGatatgcttcttattgcaaagtttcagacaattcggccgaaaaaaaaacccatgccaaagtgaatcattgaagtgcccaagtggttctgcaccgtatctgctgacgatgagcctcaaagaacaacaaagcaagtgtcgctgtacatgaaataTGCATTAATATTTACAAATAATCGATCATGCATTACGCAACCCTTGGTGGTGCAGTGGTAAGGTGTCCACTTCCTAATCCAGCGGTCCCGTGTTCGAGGCTTGacggaaacttttttttttattttcattcaaattttgagGCATCGTATTTCTggtcgcagaaagtctgaaaaagtcgtgccaagtatgCATATGGCCTctactttggtaggtatatagccttttcgtgcattctatacgattgaattgattcatattgaatgatatataaaaaaagttataccaaccaaaatgttgactgggtgaataggtattttataaaatcctaatacaacatagatatatcatccgaagaagtccaaaataacgattactaaacacattgttcagcaacaaataagccttagaagtcacaccatagccaaattttcgaaaaatggtcaaaatatctcaaaattgcGTTGTATTCATAATGTATTGCAAAGTTCAACTagctaataataatatttatttattattatttatctcttTTTGAGTGGCATTTTGCCCTTGGCGAATTAGTCACTAGCTTActaatatactgcttcgcgactaaaaatgggtaaaccaacgtgcgaaattcgatttttgaccaacttcgccgcgtcgcgagtcgcTTCGCTATAgagcgcatctatgccctccgccgtgtgcattatgcgcactattgagaatcgagctgcgacgcggcgaagttggtcaaaaatcgaactttgcacgttggttcacccatttttagtcgcgaagcagtatatataaaaacatgttggatACAATCATACGTGCTCAATACAATTATACAATTACGTttagaaatttgagaatttagaGAATTTTGAATCAGCCTTCTGAtataggattattttgaaaagcaaAAAGAGCACGTTTAACatacaaatgattgaaatatattttaaatagatagaaaaaatacgacaaatgattaaaatattaacctaatgaaaaatataatatatgaaatctcgtaacttttcaaaacggcctatctaacgattcacacatttcgagtaaatcgagcttgaaggttatgaaaatatattttgaaactgtatcaaaatgaaacaatttttgcccactgtgttgcttgtagagggaagcagtgtaatagagttcaacgtaagaaatgcaattttgtcaatttatttggaaattacactgaaatctataaaaacatcatataggacgttttgaccaaaaatatgtacataggataaatcacataggtcgttctgtttcaacaattgttacattggacattcacttcggtcatttttttttcagttatagcatagaggctcgaacaaaattcCATTAAAATCATGTGTAAAGGTTAGAGTGAAtcatcagcgccgccaacgcagacagcGCGACATACAAGCTCGTTTCGACCACACGATGGCACTAGTGAACGTCAACATACATTGgcacacaaagcaacgctagcgacaagtggcaatttttgatggtgacactagcgccaaagtgtaaaaagcggCAAAATTGAAGCTCCTATATTCTGATGACAGCGccgcgtaacaggagcataacgacatactttgaaatgtCCGGTAAAAAGCTTCACACACGCTGGCGATcaaagatgaacgtctgttctctgtgttTGAGGTAAGTGAAAACAGGAACAATATTCCATCGAAGCTGTTTTAAACAATATTCATTCCtcttccagcgattcctccGGCAATTATTCCGGCTGTTCCTTCGGAGAATCCATCAGCAACTCATACAGGACACCTCTAGGAATCATCAGGGTATTTCTCCgggatttgctgcaggaatttctctggggatttgctccaggaatctctTCGGGTATGcatttccttcggaaattttaCTCCATGgatatcgtccagaaattctaccggggttttcctccaggaatcccttttagaatttccttcagaaatttctctggaaatttgtaccaggattttttccggagTTGTGGTCTAGGAATTTCCTTGgggatttttccggaaatttgttcaaaaaattctttcgggaattttttccataaatttcttcGATGATTTATCCAAGAACTGCTACGGGGATTTCCTCagtggatttcgtccaggaattcctctaggaatttcgcCTAGAAATTCATTAAGATGTTCTtaagaggattttctccagaaattcctttggagacttttttagagaatttatcataaaatttcttccaggaatatctctgaggacttgcaccaggaatttcctatgggtatttcatccagcaattcattattgaactcctccggggattttctccagaaattttttcggcgattttctcagagaatttttcaaaagatttcctccaggaagttctttggagatttgctccaggattttctccggcGATATCAAGGATTTCTTCGGGAATATCCAATTCCAATTCCAATACTTCTGgagttcctgaagaaaattttccggaGATTTTCATCTCCGGAGAAATACCTTGACTAAATTGCCAGAAAAGTTTCTGAAGAAGAATTCCTTGgcgaaatccctgaaaaaaaattctgggcaaaatccccagaagaatccctggagaaaatccaaggaGGAGTTTCAGGAGGAAATACTCGGAAGAGCTTTTAgaggaaatccccagagaaattcttgaaggaaattcccggaagaatttctgcacaaAATCCCTAGAGTAATAGCTATtgaaaatcccctgaggaattcctgaagaaaatttccGGAGGAGCTCCTATGGATATCGCCGGAGGAACCcttgaaatctcagaaggaaacTCCGGAGAAAAtaatcggagaaattcctggtttaaattcctggagaaaatctcctaAAAATTCCCTgggaaatcccgaaagaatttctgtagaaaatccacagaggaattctttaatgaatttctggacgaaatccccagagaaaatctTGAACCAAATCCCCGCTGAAATTGCTATCTGAAATCCTCTTAGGAATTCCTTGTGCaaattctggacgaaatccacggaggaattgctattggaaatcacatgagaaattactggagaaaattccggaggagttcttgggggaaatctccgggggaattcttggaaaaaatctcccgaGCAATTTCTGGACGGCTCAATCGGGAACTCCTTTAAGCTCCACTAGgagcttctccggaaatttctttagagcTCTACCGGGAATACCTTCGGATTTTCGCCAtagttcctccatgaatttaaTCGGAGTTTCTCAAGTAATCCACCAGTAAtaatcctccggagttccactATGAATTCTTCTAGAATTACTCCGAGTATTCCCCtagatttcctcgggaaatcatccagagtttctccaaaaattctcaaaattcgtccaggaatttcttacgAGTTTATcttagaattccttcagagtttcatCTGGAGTCCTTACGGATTCCTtccattcaaaaattcctccggtaatttttttgtagtttctccagaaattcttccggggttcctccaggaattcctctggattttCTCTGGATATTCCTTCAGTCTTCCACCCGGACttactccagagttcctccgaaaATCCTCCACAGTTTCTTAGGGAATTCCTCCACAATTGAtcttggaatttcttaagagtttttccagcaattcttccaaaGTTCATCGGGAGCTCCACCGGAGATTTATTGGCAGTTCATCCGAAAAAAGCGAagtttttttcaacagtgttgtacaaaatacaacagcgcaacGATTAAAgtgtaaaaaaaactaaaagaatTTTCAGAGGTATTTCATATATTATGTGTGGACAAATCCCTGAATGCTTCTCATCAGGAACCTTCAGAGAAATCTCTAGCGAACACAATCCATGGTGGAATCCATGGCAGGAAATTCAGGGAAGAACCCCTGAAGTTAATAGTGCACATAGTTTTTAAAGAATGCTATAAGGAATACTGGGGTAACTTGTTTGAAAACTTTTAACGAAATTTTTAAGATCGCGAGAAGAATTCATAGAGTCGTACATGGACTACTTATTGCAAAACTGATTGAGAAATTTGCTTAAGAGCCTGatgaaaaccatgaaaaattattatatttttgctagaatttctggagatttctgcagaaaaaGGTGGGCGTGTTTgaaaaatctgtataaaaatttctggaggaattcctggaaacatTCTTTGTGAAATTCCAGGATAAATTGTTGCAGAAATCCATGATtaaacatttgaagaaattcttggacgaaGAACAAAAAGTTTCTCGATGATTGGCTTGCAATATAGAAAATTAAGTATTCTGCTAGAAATTTTattaattgaattgttcattaaatttattcttTTTGCAATGCTTAGAGGAATACATTCATATTATCTTAGAAGAATCCTTCCATATTCCTTTATATACATTTCATGAAACACAACTGGAGAATTTCGTGAACAAATAAATGTAGGGGTTCATGTAGCAATCTGTGAAGGTATTCTTAGACTAGTTGCTGGTTGAACTTTTAATGAATTCTCAAGAAGTATTATTCATAACCAAGGGGACTTCCGTTTAAATTGAAATCTGGTTGAAAATAAAACCTTGCACAGGTCAGCTATTGCCTGACAAGAATGGTTCTAAAATGATATTCAAGAAGAATTTGCTGTGaaggatttctttgaagaaattcctcaacaGTCATGTCAAACATGATAAAGGAGAGCCTATTTTTCTTACTAACCAGGCTTAATTGAAATTGTATCACAACTGAAGAAGCAGTTTtatgttgtttattttttaagaattggGAATTTTAAAgcagaaaacagattttttcagtttttacatttattccatttttacttgggccttaacccGAAAATTTATTAACTTTATAAAGTTACCATGATAATTGAAATGATTTAAGTGGAAGacattggaagacatttttccatgcaattggaagacattggaaaaaatcacctggcatccctgGACTGTTGCACtcggcaccagccgtcggcgcaaacaagaaatagCAGAAATAGTGGtgggaaatgatgacgatgacggcgccgtcgattgtgttgtaggaaaacaatgccaaacaaatacatacagcttctccgctcttcggtgaatgattcgctcccaatacgacaattcgtccggtggggtgtgctgctgtcgtcataatgatggttgacgagagcaatgtcaaactcattcatggtttcaaaacattcggaacataatatttattttcaccgcttacttcacttatgtatgaaattgaatgagatccaatggtagagaattattcatttatctacccaatggtatttttaagggcagcggagaatgtcccgaagcgtgttttattcaagcgcaaaaatcgctcaggcgataggatttggattggatttggattggattggatttggattggatttggattggatttgaattggatttggattggatttggattggatttggattggatttggattggatttggattggatttggattggatttggattggatttggattggatttggattggatttggattggatttggattggatttggattggatttggattggatttggattggatttggattggatttggattggatttggattggatttggattggattggatttggattggatttggattggatttggattggatttggattggatttggattggatttggattggatttggattggatttggattggatttggattggatttggattggatttggattggatttggattggatttggattggatttggattggatttggattggatttggattggatttggattggatttggattggatttggattggatttggattggatttggattggatttggattggatttggattggatttggattggatttggattggattggatttggattggatttggattggatttggattggatttggattggatttggattggatttggattggatttggattggatttggattggatttggattggatttggattggatttggattggatttggattggatttggattggatttggattggatttggattggatttggattggatttggattggatttggattggattggattggattggatttggattggatttggattggatttggattggatttggattggatttggattggatttggaaattgaaataactatttcaattcaaaatttcaaaaaccgtgtaaaaaagttttggcaaaaaaatttgtatgaaaactttttttgcacggccgtgtaaaaaaaatccgtgcaaaaacagaatcgggtgtattgaatacgctcaaataacaaaaagagaacgaggtacacaaaactgtattttgttcTTTTTGCTAAATCATGTTTTAGGCTTACGCTGGATTGGATCAACATTCGCTCAGCTGCTAGTTCTCTTTTCATGTTAGCGTATTGAGTGCATGTAGGGAAATGATATTGAGCATCATTGTATCAATCCGATTCAGTTCCATGGTCGATACGCTtccaatcgcaaaacgcaacatactgttagccatctatactttggtagcgcaactagtcagatgatgagaaatttgatttttcacgcattcatcacatgccgctgtgggggaaaatgttttattttcctgatataagacggttcacagtgaaacagttaggggaaaaggtaggaatatccattttctatgttctacatacgtttgttttttatattattgcactactttcataaaaatggagatccggctggtagaagcactagtttgaggttggaaaaccaggatatgtgaggttagtttcatttcaaatccagtccaaatccaatccgaatcTCTGTGTggtatttataattattttgctGTTAtcgtttttatgaaaatatcgaCTATAaaactaaggtcgaacttttgctccaacCTAGCTCTAATTTCGGGGGTATAccatttcatcaaattttcaaaagtacgtattgcggaaacgctaataaaagtgcgcaattgcatcaaatcggTTAGGTGTCTACGGGGGACTTACATATTTTTCgcaaatcaaaaaataagtgCTCTGCAGACACCAACAGAattcaatgcaatcccgcactttcgCTTTTATGAGACCGCACTTCGCAGTTTAGTGGTGAACGGAATACACAATATTTGAAAGTAGACTAAATTTCACCTTTTTCAATCATTTAACCCCTGTATACACCTATTTCGAAACAGTATCCTAAAAGGAATTGTAACTTTATTCTGAATCGTTCGAATTTGCCCCAGTGAGCAATTCGACCCTGTATTGCGGTTTATtaatacagtcatccctccatgagtcgatgttccattactcgatatcgactcatggaaccatactaaaaacatgaaatcatggttactatgatggtcccttcaaacagctttgcaaagaatagctgttccatgactcgatattaccatgagtcgatggtcccttcaatatcgactcatggatgtTTGACTGTAACTACTATCTATGTTAAATTCAAAAGCAGAATATACTTGTGACCCAATGCATTTTAATATGTATTTTTCACATTCACTCTCAATGTTTACTccataagctaagtatgctgttccgctcaagaaaagtaaaaatttctgcccaaggaatgctcaagaaatttcctacagtgagctccatttgaattgacatttcttttcaactgcatactgcgatcaaagaaaaatgcttttcttgagcatttcttgcaagaaatttcccacgcatcgagattggcgattacttttctgttgaagtgcaaaCTTCGCTATAGGATGCAAAGCGCAAGTCCAAAATTAATGTTTAAGCTGTCCATGGTAACCGAAATATGATAAAACGAGCCGGACGGGAATTGATCAATACATATTATATTGAGAATCGCAGAAAGaaccatttcattttgaataTTAACTTTTATAAAATTGGGCAAAGTCAAATGACCACTATTAAAAATGTGGTGGATCTGGATGACATGTTCTACGAAAGTCTTTCTCTGGGCTTGGCAAAGGTTTTAAGTGAGTGTTGCTTAGGTATCCCtcatttaatttgtttattatcCACAGAAATTTGCAGATTGCATACCTCGTATTACCAATGTAACTTGTGAGAAGCGTTTACCATGTGAGAAGGCCCAAGTTACTGCTTGGGAATCAAGGCACAACATTTACCTTCCAGATGACATGAAACGATTCTATTTGTCTACCGATGGATTTAATTTCTACTGGAGCTATCAGTACTCTCGTAAGGCTTTTTAAACGATAGAATgttggtatttttttaatataaatttcaTTCTTTCAGCAAATGACATCCGCCGTGTGGGACATATCCATTTTCCTCATTTGATTCAGATAACTCTTGTTCGTGACAATATTGATACCATCCTTAGTTCCAGCCCGAACACTGCCGTGACGATTCCACCAATCATTCGTCAGTCTAATTACATCGATTCTACTTCGGGATATCTCAATCACCTGAACCTAAACTCCAGAAGTAAAATATTCGAACTGAGCACCATTACTGACCTAGCGAAAGTTTGTCTGGTCTACGAAACTCCGGAATCCTCAAATCCGAAAATATTCCTCTTGGAGATGGGTACATTCAAGTGGCAATTCTTGGCGGATACTTTCACCGAGTATTTGCGGATGAGCATAGCCCATCTTGGTTTGCCATACTGGGAGCTGTGCTTTTCGAGCTGTGGGTTGCCTTCCTGGACTGAACAGTTATTTTTGCTACTCGCTCCTCATTTACTggagaaaaatgaaaatcgtaGGCTGAAAAACATTGTTTGCGTTAATGAAAATCCACCGTACAATGTCCTTGATCCGGCCGTTTTCAGAACAAAGCCACGTTGTTCGAGACAAAGTCAGAAGAATCGTATAAACAATTAGTTACGAAAAAAATGGCCGCGATCGGAATGTTTATTTCACATATGGATAATGTACAATAATTTAATAAACGATATATTTGCATCTACTGAATGTTCATTATTGTTATGTCACTTCCCAGACGGTTGATTCCAGCGATTGTCGCGGACGGTTCGAAACTTCCACGTGGGCATCCAGTCCGTCACTCAGGCGGCTCAATCGTCGTGCCCAGCTTCCGcgtattcctgaaaaaaatagaaaatagtgAATAGTTAAGTGTGAATAACATTCGATTATTCAATTCAGAtattttcaggtattttcagtATGAATAAAATTATTTCATATCAAATTTACTTATATGTCAAATATCTATACTTTTGGATAGGCAACCCAAATTTTAGGTGTTTACAAGTTTTATTGGATATACACGGACTTGGTtttgacctgggagggagaaaccaatacaaaatttctgtacgtcatagtgagccgagattccgctgtcacgaactgtcactgtgagcccagatctcaaacattggactaacatgaaaaaagcgcgtaactgattaaaacacattttcgtatttcttcaaaagtgataaaaatagaataaaaatcaattcatgcacataatgcaagtaatgtcacgtgagcaccatttaatctgattgaacataaagcattgaaaaacgcatcgttctacttttcccaatgaaaattaatatttagtgtatagaaaactgtggcccttttttcatgtttgtcaggaaagatcgaaggtgcacaacaaaaggaaactaccgattttctcgaagcctgccttgattgttgttggcatactggagttatcttgcagttcaaaataacgttgtcttatatttcgtgtgtagtatcggtgcctccctcccaggttttgaCCCTTTCAAAAATCGACCACAGCAAAAAAAAGGATTGTTAGTTTCTATTCACAGTTCATATACTTAAGtttataatttcaataaaataagtgATAATCTGACCATTTATAGTATCGGCAatgataaatttttttttagatttttttgtgcGTACTTTATGACCCTGCACAAATTtcgtattgctgtttgcatttgaggtgcaaatcttgaccaaatgtcctccaaatgcggtaacacaaatcAATCGAAGGACTTCTAGCAACGATTATCTAAT
It contains:
- the LOC5569543 gene encoding tubulin polyglutamylase complex subunit 2 isoform X1; the encoded protein is MIKRAGRELINTYYIENRRKNHFILNINFYKIGQSQMTTIKNVVDLDDMFYESLSLGLAKKFADCIPRITNVTCEKRLPCEKAQVTAWESRHNIYLPDDMKRFYLSTDGFNFYWSYQYSPNDIRRVGHIHFPHLIQITLVRDNIDTILSSSPNTAVTIPPIIRQSNYIDSTSGYLNHLNLNSRSKIFELSTITDLAKVCLVYETPESSNPKIFLLEMGTFKWQFLADTFTEYLRMSIAHLGLPYWELCFSSCGLPSWTEQLFLLLAPHLLEKNENRRLKNIVCVNENPPYNVLDPAVFRTKPRCSRQSQKNRINN
- the LOC5569543 gene encoding tubulin polyglutamylase complex subunit 2 isoform X2, producing MIKRAGRELINTYYIENRRKNHFILNINFYKIGQSQMTTIKNVVDLDDMFYESLSLGLAKVLNCIPRITNVTCEKRLPCEKAQVTAWESRHNIYLPDDMKRFYLSTDGFNFYWSYQYSPNDIRRVGHIHFPHLIQITLVRDNIDTILSSSPNTAVTIPPIIRQSNYIDSTSGYLNHLNLNSRSKIFELSTITDLAKVCLVYETPESSNPKIFLLEMGTFKWQFLADTFTEYLRMSIAHLGLPYWELCFSSCGLPSWTEQLFLLLAPHLLEKNENRRLKNIVCVNENPPYNVLDPAVFRTKPRCSRQSQKNRINN